The proteins below come from a single Papaver somniferum cultivar HN1 chromosome 11, ASM357369v1, whole genome shotgun sequence genomic window:
- the LOC113325336 gene encoding uncharacterized protein LOC113325336, whose protein sequence is MAEAIKEADKSPFTYEIMYADIPDKCMLPTLPSIFSGSESAMQHLNQYTLSLMQWGQNDVVLCRYFLVSLAGEALAWFDGLPERSISSFKDLKRIFLTTYITNNMLRPGIETLFNLIRRPTESLRGLVTRWRTVCSDLAWRVDEKNFILAFVNVLIPTDLLYTQIFIIRNSLTMNELREYQEEYIALEENQRQVSEAALIPAKEGNSRLLPRELHVVENDPKYEKGEPSTQVPAKLVVVSSEDQECIDQQIYEESRRRNYEPRTYNTGYQQRNNQGTRFGERRPNAPAFEDIKFPRLNRTVEKVWEAIILTEEIPPPPNLGREPPPRSKSHEFCGYHRFHGHHTDYCRNIRRIILRLIQQGKLANFLENYVPPPPPRDNQQIYRTEIDRGAQRPNCNTIIHAAKSIQNFHDNILKIVHKRDFEGNEIFSVNTKEPLEEWQKREITFSAKDAPEGGNSHANPLVITLNFGKYSRWYEDQAEKGKIWAIDRILVDTGSSVDILFYHTFITIGYKESDLVPSTYNIYGFNGVASKTKGELIVKIFAGELETKVTLCVIDIDSPYSALIGRPWIPGIKGIASTYHQAIRFPMPSGIGEIRGDLKDAQYCIKKDVHNCEEKIRKKIKQKKKACEERRAERLMVFTIGVSEELVATQRDVEEWKKQRWMERRNAR, encoded by the coding sequence ATGGCGGAAGCAATAAAAGAGGCCGACAAATCTCCATTTACCTATGAGATAATGTACGCAGACATCCCAGATAAATGTATGCTGCCGACGCTCCCGAGCATATTCAGCGGATCTGAAAGTGCTATGCAGCACTTGAACCAATACACTCTTTCGTTGATGCAATGGGGACAAAATGATGTGGTACTTTGTCGATATTTCCTCGTGAGCTTGGCCGGGGAAGCATTGGCTTGGTTTGACGGGTTACCAGAAAGATCAATTTCGTCGTTCAAAGACTTGAAGAGAATATTCTTGACCACTTACATAACTAACAACATGTTGAGGCCGGGGATTGAGACTCTATTCAATTTAATAAGGAGACCTACGGAAAGCCTGCGAGGATTGGTGACGAGGTGGAGGACGGTATGCAGCGATCTTGCATGGAGAGTTGACGAGAAAAATTTCATCTTAGCTTTCGTAAACGTGTTGATCCCAACTGACCTGCTGTACACTCAAATATTCATTATTCGAAATTCCTTGACGATGAATGAATTAAGAGAGTACCAAGAGGAGTACATAGCATTGGAAGAAAATCAGAGGCAAGTTAGCGAAGCAGCATTGATCCCAGCGAAGGAAGGGAATTCAAGGTTATTACCAAGGGAACTACATGTCGTGGAGAATGATCCAAAATATGAAAAAGGAGAGCCGTCAACTCAAGTCCCAGCTAAGCTAGTAGTTGTATCAAGTGAAGATCAAGAATGTATCGATCAACAAATATATGAAGAGTCAAGAAGAAGGAATTATGAGCCACGAACCTACAACACGGGATATCAACAAAGGAACAATCAAGGGACCAGGTTTGGAGAGCGGAGACCAAATGCACCGGCTTTTGAAGACATAAAGTTCCCTAGACTTAACAGAACTGTGGAAAAGGTATGGGAGGCAATAATATTAACAGAGGAGATCCCACCACCACCCAATTTGGGAAGAGAGCCACCTCCGAGGTCTAAGAGTCATGAGTTTTGCGgatatcatcgctttcatgggCATCACACAGATTATTGTCGGAACATTCGACGAATTATACTTCGCCTGATACAGCAGGGAAAACTCGCAAATTTCCTAGAAAATTatgtgccaccaccaccacctcgtgATAATCAACAGATATACCGAACTGAAATAGATCGGGGAGCGCAAAGGCCGAATTGTAATACGATAATACATGCAGCGAAGAGCATCCAAAATTTCCATGACAATATACTCAAGATAGTACATAAGAGGGACTTCGAAGGAAACGAGATATTCAGCGTCAATACGAAGGAACCGTTGGAGGAATGGCAGAAAAGAGAAATAACGTTCTCAGCGAAGGATGCACCCGAAGGAGGAAATTCGCACGCAAACCCTTTGGTTATAACCCTGAATTTTGGGAAATACTCAAGGTGGTATGAAGATCAAGCCGAGAAGGGGAAAATCTGGGCAATTGATAGAATCCTGGTGGACACGGGGAGCTCGGTCGACATACTCTTTTATCATACATTTATAACCATAGGATACAAGGAATCAGATCTCGTGCCATCGACGTACAACATATATGGGTTTAACGGAGTTGCATCTAAGACAAAGGGAGAATTAATTGTAAAGATTTTTGCTGGCGAGCTGGAAACAAAAGTCACACTCTGCGTGATAGACATAGACTCACCTTACAGTGCTCttataggaagaccatggatacccGGGATAAAAGGGATTGCATCTACATATCATCAGGCCATACGGTTTCCTATGCCAAGTGGAATTGGAGAGATAAGGGGAGATCTTAAGGACGCGCAATATTGTATTAAAAAGGATGTCCATAACTGTGAGgagaaaataaggaagaaaataaaacaaaaaaagaaggcATGCGAAGAAAGAAGAGCAGAACGGCTGATGGTATTTACGATTGGGGTAAGTGAGGAACTGGTTGCAACACAGAGAGACGTAGAAGAGTGGAAAAAACAACGATGGATGGAGAGAAGAAACGCAAGATGA